The following proteins come from a genomic window of Methanoculleus caldifontis:
- a CDS encoding glycosyltransferase, whose protein sequence is MAVYDLHWLLLSNDLKCVLINTVLPVSSLFSMRGTDSLPPEWESYFSKYGDIVVGIMDRRRILIGLVEIAGYNANLKTGFQELGLDCTFINQKGHVFGYAGDDVPICLVAWQKSLWKRAQQGRTLLKYLWYAVFYALNLPVFVWAIIRFDVFILGYNSTFLGYLDLPLLRLLGKRVIYIFFGSDGRPPYIDGALCKSADIDDPRRCMRMTRMQKRKIRWIERFADVTVHHPAAAHLQARQFVKGLNIGIPFARASVEENDSRMRNGIVRILHSPSDPDAKGTPAIRDAIRSLQAKGYPIEYFEITGKPHAVVLDELQRCDIVVDQLYSDTPMAVFATEAAWYGKPAVVGGYYARYIWDDYAADVIPPAIYCYPAEIEDALEPLVTDAGYRAEVGRRARDFVQTQWNPVRVAERYLRLIDGDVPEHWVADPRAITYLQGAGMAEERVSALVRAIVDKGGVQALCLSDKPDLERLFVSFACAKFTEESVLRDKPLGM, encoded by the coding sequence ATGGCAGTCTATGATCTCCACTGGCTCCTCCTCTCCAATGATTTGAAGTGTGTACTGATAAATACTGTTTTACCCGTGTCATCCCTGTTTTCAATGCGGGGTACGGATTCGCTGCCGCCCGAATGGGAATCCTATTTCAGCAAATATGGCGATATTGTTGTAGGCATCATGGACCGTCGAAGAATACTCATCGGACTTGTCGAGATCGCGGGCTACAATGCCAATCTGAAGACTGGGTTTCAGGAGTTGGGGCTCGACTGCACATTCATCAACCAGAAAGGTCATGTATTTGGATATGCAGGCGATGATGTCCCGATCTGCCTTGTCGCTTGGCAAAAAAGTCTCTGGAAGCGGGCGCAGCAGGGCCGCACTCTGTTAAAGTACCTGTGGTATGCTGTCTTCTATGCCCTGAATTTGCCTGTGTTTGTTTGGGCGATTATTCGCTTCGATGTCTTCATTCTGGGCTACAATTCGACGTTTCTTGGCTACCTCGATCTCCCCCTCCTCCGCCTTCTCGGAAAACGCGTTATCTACATCTTCTTCGGGAGCGATGGCCGCCCGCCATACATCGATGGAGCTCTCTGCAAATCCGCCGATATCGATGATCCGCGTCGATGTATGCGTATGACCCGCATGCAGAAGCGGAAGATCCGATGGATTGAGCGGTTTGCGGACGTTACGGTCCATCACCCTGCAGCAGCCCACCTGCAGGCACGGCAGTTTGTGAAGGGGCTAAACATCGGTATCCCGTTTGCCCGTGCTTCGGTAGAAGAGAACGATTCTCGCATGCGAAACGGGATTGTTCGGATCCTGCACTCCCCGTCTGATCCTGACGCCAAGGGGACGCCGGCGATCCGTGATGCCATCCGTTCATTACAGGCAAAGGGCTACCCGATCGAGTACTTTGAGATTACCGGAAAACCGCATGCGGTTGTTCTTGACGAACTGCAACGGTGCGACATCGTCGTCGATCAACTCTACTCGGACACCCCAATGGCGGTGTTTGCGACCGAAGCCGCCTGGTACGGGAAACCGGCAGTTGTCGGCGGCTATTATGCGCGCTATATCTGGGATGATTATGCCGCTGACGTGATCCCGCCTGCTATCTACTGCTACCCGGCCGAGATAGAAGACGCCCTCGAACCGCTCGTCACCGATGCCGGCTATCGAGCGGAGGTTGGCAGGCGGGCACGAGACTTCGTCCAAACGCAGTGGAATCCGGTGCGGGTGGCGGAGCGTTACCTCCGCCTGATCGATGGCGATGTCCCGGAGCACTGGGTTGCCGACCCCCGGGCAATCACCTATCTTCAGGGTGCGGGGATGGCAGAAGAGCGTGTTTCAGCGCTTGTCCGTGCTATAGTGGATAAAGGAGGTGTACAGGCACTCTGTCTTTCAGACAAGCCGGATCTTGAAAGGCTGTTTGTGTCGTTTGCCTGCGCGAAGTTCACGGAAGAATCGGTGCTCCGGGATAAACCTTTGGGAATGTGA